From the Neorhodopirellula lusitana genome, one window contains:
- a CDS encoding permease, whose amino-acid sequence MSQSLSVMLAGGLIRVLQGFTQAAPTLLVGLLIASILRYYLGHSGTRRLFGGDSLRSLPQSWLVGMLLPVCSIGVLPILIEMRRAKIKPGAMSAFALSAPLFNPLSLLYGLTLSRPLVIILFALGSLVVVTALGLFWDRFARSSNTAADRDEITPNEITPNETLPDASQDDHLIGLRRVFTTVVHVCRQATGQTMLITLLALSGLAVLAAVLPYGAMQHEVERDDWWAPLKMMFVAVPVYATPMMAMGQMGMMFQHANSPGASFTLLILGAGMNFATPVWFGKHYGWKSASLWLASLLLIVLAISYAINKPLVPPGVEPAGHTHAFDVYANPLSAYHTINFSTILEMVTKQMDISVQASLAVFALIATLGLLFRVLRIDEARLIATAKAGSLASSLTTQEATPRRGLDVVVPPGVIGATMLAGLISLSVVACYAYYPSPGECLDEIGMARAECLSAANSGQVDHALFWLPVWEDWSRRLEVGTLIRTGQLRPYQRMQGYLIRKKLELLEHELEHDPFESEETRKVVRALLTTNTRWVRSFR is encoded by the coding sequence ATGAGCCAATCCCTATCCGTCATGCTGGCCGGTGGACTGATCCGCGTCCTGCAAGGCTTCACCCAAGCCGCCCCCACGCTGTTGGTCGGACTGCTGATCGCGTCGATCTTGCGATACTACCTCGGGCATAGCGGCACGCGTCGACTGTTCGGCGGCGACTCCCTGCGTTCGCTACCCCAGTCCTGGTTGGTGGGCATGCTGTTGCCGGTCTGCTCGATTGGTGTGCTGCCGATCTTGATTGAGATGCGACGGGCTAAGATCAAACCCGGAGCCATGTCCGCGTTCGCGTTATCCGCCCCGCTCTTCAACCCACTCTCGCTGCTCTACGGGCTCACGCTCAGCCGGCCGCTCGTCATCATCCTGTTCGCACTCGGCTCCCTGGTCGTCGTCACCGCCCTGGGCCTGTTCTGGGACAGGTTCGCAAGATCATCCAACACCGCCGCAGATCGCGATGAAATCACACCCAACGAAATTACGCCCAACGAAACCTTACCCGATGCATCCCAAGACGATCACCTGATCGGTTTGCGCCGCGTCTTCACCACGGTCGTGCACGTCTGCCGTCAAGCGACCGGCCAAACCATGTTGATCACCCTGCTCGCCCTGTCCGGGCTCGCCGTCCTGGCGGCGGTCTTGCCTTATGGAGCGATGCAGCATGAGGTCGAACGCGACGATTGGTGGGCACCGCTCAAGATGATGTTCGTTGCCGTGCCCGTGTACGCCACCCCGATGATGGCGATGGGCCAGATGGGCATGATGTTCCAGCACGCCAACTCCCCTGGCGCGTCGTTCACGCTATTGATCCTGGGTGCCGGCATGAACTTCGCCACGCCGGTTTGGTTCGGCAAGCATTACGGCTGGAAGAGTGCCTCGCTGTGGCTGGCGTCGCTGTTATTGATCGTGCTAGCGATCTCCTACGCCATCAACAAACCGCTCGTCCCGCCCGGCGTCGAACCCGCCGGCCACACGCACGCCTTCGACGTTTACGCCAACCCACTGTCCGCGTACCACACCATCAACTTCAGCACGATCCTTGAGATGGTGACCAAGCAAATGGACATCAGCGTGCAAGCCTCGCTGGCCGTGTTCGCACTGATCGCCACGCTGGGGTTGCTGTTTCGTGTCCTGCGCATCGACGAAGCCCGCCTGATCGCCACCGCCAAAGCTGGCTCGCTAGCCTCATCGTTGACGACCCAAGAAGCCACGCCCCGCCGCGGCCTCGACGTCGTCGTCCCGCCCGGCGTGATCGGCGCCACGATGCTGGCCGGTTTGATCAGTCTCAGTGTGGTGGCGTGTTACGCGTACTACCCGTCGCCGGGTGAGTGCTTGGACGAGATCGGCATGGCCCGAGCGGAATGTTTATCGGCGGCCAACAGCGGCCAGGTCGACCACGCCCTGTTCTGGTTACCGGTTTGGGAAGACTGGAGCCGTCGCCTGGAAGTCGGCACGTTGATCCGCACCGGCCAGCTGCGGCCCTACCAACGCATGCAAGGCTACCTGATCCGCAAGAAGCTCGAGCTCTTAGAACACGAACTCGAGCACGACCCTTTCGAAAGCGAAGAAACTAGAAAAGTAGTCCGCGCCCTCCTCACCACCAACACCCGCTGGGTCCGCTCCTTCCGATAG
- a CDS encoding transposase, whose amino-acid sequence MANDFNEPISLFITWTTYGSWLPGDSRGWRKWMRGERLPQPLLEDWCRDRMTEKPVRLDALQRQAVEEVVREHAEHRGWVLHAVSARSNHVHVAVTVVPKMSQAGSRVADGVKRVRDELKANATRVLRRLERPVHNEKVWTKGGDIQVVETNDDLEQVVIYIQEAQDRMGRDE is encoded by the coding sequence ATGGCGAACGATTTCAACGAGCCGATATCGCTGTTCATTACCTGGACCACCTACGGATCTTGGCTGCCGGGGGATTCTCGAGGCTGGCGGAAATGGATGCGTGGCGAACGATTGCCCCAGCCGCTTCTGGAGGATTGGTGTCGGGATCGGATGACGGAGAAGCCGGTCCGGTTGGACGCGTTGCAACGGCAGGCAGTGGAGGAGGTTGTTCGTGAGCATGCCGAACATCGTGGGTGGGTACTGCACGCCGTGTCCGCGCGCTCGAACCACGTTCATGTGGCGGTGACCGTCGTTCCTAAAATGAGCCAGGCGGGCAGTCGCGTGGCGGATGGGGTGAAGCGGGTTCGCGATGAGTTGAAGGCGAATGCCACACGCGTTCTAAGGCGGCTGGAGCGTCCCGTCCACAACGAAAAGGTTTGGACCAAGGGTGGAGATATCCAAGTCGTCGAAACGAATGATGATCTGGAGCAGGTCGTGATCTATATCCAAGAGGCACAAGATCGAATGGGCCGCGATGAGTGA
- a CDS encoding transglutaminase-like domain-containing protein yields MIAASLNRRTVETVLLAIVSMVTVGLLRYSVEPRPLFLSEMIVIAILVALNLLIAARSNKMPSKPSATNPAEPSESTHADPLAEPTSPTPPTKRPFNWAIGTATALTLTPLAFAILARFFDAPMAFEITALTTFGTVSLALATTRPHDPANQLDSASHPAPVSHPNPASQQDSTSQPHTASQPHTVSQNAQPAQQIQTRNQTRHQAMSLVVSGFLTLFATAISDDRQAVWLSIAWMTICVWHLTSNHWERLELCAVENVHRSMSVRSMSVIAALCLCIMGTLFARDRFSESRHLPWSFMPTSGGTTWTDEGARSGVGNGDAAVAAEDHAESFGAVDSDIFLESTQSTLFDMFSDSIGQPKLKNKSERRQGMAPDKVIEAHQRTAKSEKGGSSFSTDRKPPAVHRELTDAAENAVVQWSGATGIRLAMNRYDHFDGLDWSSRTHHRNEKLTRRDHGGEAWFVDPLAMRDPTLASPTLASHRGVPKPDRAALDVSALKIVRLDSTRLPTPMLTSGLHIKDIDRQDFFGIEDDGCYFMPGREKVPPLTVVHLASARIMEDELWERLTTNAPKPINASQADPQPATQPETQLDKQLEAQLDSPLDSPLDSQLTPQLQASLQTLAARWTTGCTHPYEKLQAIVSHLREEFVFDRTFESTSGDPISDFLESRRGGDHLFATTAALMARQIGLKSRLATGFYVRPTAMDVAAKHSNVLPTDCHVWPEISLAPGRWFEIEPTPGYQPPVYTPSTWLVVKRFAIAHWPHACIIVLVAGLMWATRLVWLEWLLATLYPLGSLVWPRGRLTLAMRVLQTRAKLAGCPRQPGRPQRDWLLALTQHSQNRPLVQRFCNAADRVTFGNQPPNTDDLTVTKELLMHLKIKTFRQLSTEAT; encoded by the coding sequence ATGATCGCTGCGTCGCTTAATCGCCGCACGGTCGAAACCGTCCTCCTGGCGATCGTGTCGATGGTCACGGTCGGCTTGCTGCGTTATTCAGTCGAACCGCGACCGCTGTTCCTGTCCGAGATGATCGTGATCGCGATCCTGGTAGCGTTGAACCTGTTGATCGCGGCCCGTTCCAACAAGATGCCATCCAAACCATCCGCGACAAATCCAGCGGAGCCGTCCGAATCAACACACGCGGATCCGTTAGCGGAACCAACGTCTCCAACACCGCCCACCAAACGTCCCTTCAACTGGGCAATCGGCACCGCGACGGCGCTCACGCTGACACCGCTCGCCTTCGCGATCCTGGCCCGGTTCTTTGACGCCCCCATGGCTTTCGAGATCACCGCCTTAACAACCTTCGGAACCGTTTCGCTCGCACTGGCCACAACCCGCCCACACGATCCAGCCAACCAACTCGACTCAGCCAGCCACCCCGCTCCCGTCAGCCACCCCAATCCGGCCAGCCAACAAGATTCAACAAGCCAGCCGCACACAGCCAGCCAACCGCACACCGTCAGCCAAAACGCGCAACCCGCCCAGCAAATTCAAACTCGGAATCAAACGCGGCACCAAGCCATGTCGCTGGTCGTGTCCGGGTTCCTGACGTTGTTTGCGACCGCGATTTCCGACGATCGCCAAGCGGTCTGGCTGTCGATCGCTTGGATGACGATTTGCGTTTGGCACTTAACATCGAACCACTGGGAACGACTGGAACTGTGCGCCGTCGAAAACGTGCATCGCAGCATGAGTGTGCGCTCCATGTCCGTCATCGCGGCCCTTTGCCTTTGCATCATGGGGACGCTGTTCGCAAGAGATCGATTCAGCGAATCGCGGCACCTGCCGTGGAGCTTCATGCCAACCAGCGGCGGGACGACTTGGACCGACGAGGGAGCCCGCAGTGGCGTGGGCAACGGCGACGCGGCGGTAGCGGCGGAGGACCATGCGGAGTCCTTTGGTGCGGTCGACTCGGACATCTTCCTGGAGTCCACTCAGTCGACACTGTTTGACATGTTTAGCGATTCGATTGGCCAGCCCAAACTGAAAAACAAGTCGGAACGTCGGCAGGGGATGGCCCCGGATAAAGTGATCGAGGCACATCAGCGAACCGCCAAAAGCGAGAAAGGCGGTTCTTCCTTTTCGACCGACCGCAAGCCACCCGCCGTCCATCGCGAGCTAACCGACGCGGCTGAAAACGCAGTGGTGCAGTGGTCCGGAGCCACCGGGATTCGCTTAGCCATGAACCGCTACGACCATTTCGATGGGCTGGATTGGTCGAGTCGCACCCACCATCGCAACGAAAAGCTGACACGCAGGGACCATGGCGGCGAAGCATGGTTCGTCGATCCCCTCGCCATGCGTGACCCCACACTCGCATCGCCCACACTCGCATCACATCGTGGGGTACCGAAACCCGATCGAGCGGCGCTAGACGTCAGTGCCTTGAAAATCGTGCGACTCGATTCGACACGATTGCCAACACCCATGTTGACGTCGGGACTGCACATCAAAGACATCGACCGCCAAGACTTCTTCGGCATCGAAGACGACGGGTGTTACTTCATGCCCGGTCGCGAAAAAGTCCCGCCACTGACCGTCGTCCATCTCGCCTCCGCCCGAATCATGGAAGACGAATTGTGGGAGCGGCTGACCACGAACGCTCCCAAACCAATCAACGCCTCTCAAGCTGATCCACAACCGGCAACGCAACCTGAAACCCAACTCGACAAGCAGCTTGAAGCCCAACTCGATTCACCACTCGATTCACCACTCGATTCACAACTGACCCCACAACTTCAAGCCAGCCTGCAAACGCTCGCAGCCCGGTGGACGACCGGCTGCACGCATCCCTATGAAAAGCTGCAAGCGATCGTCTCGCACCTACGCGAAGAATTCGTTTTCGATCGCACCTTTGAATCCACCTCCGGCGACCCCATCAGCGACTTCCTCGAATCACGTCGCGGCGGCGATCACCTGTTCGCGACGACCGCCGCCCTGATGGCTCGCCAGATCGGATTGAAATCACGTTTGGCGACCGGCTTTTACGTTCGCCCCACCGCGATGGACGTCGCGGCCAAGCACTCCAACGTCCTTCCGACCGATTGTCACGTTTGGCCCGAGATCTCGCTCGCCCCCGGCCGCTGGTTCGAAATCGAGCCCACGCCGGGCTACCAACCGCCCGTCTACACGCCATCGACCTGGTTAGTGGTCAAACGGTTCGCGATCGCCCATTGGCCCCACGCCTGCATCATCGTGCTAGTCGCCGGATTGATGTGGGCCACGCGGCTGGTGTGGCTGGAATGGCTACTCGCGACGTTGTACCCGCTCGGCTCGCTGGTCTGGCCACGCGGCCGCTTGACCCTAGCGATGCGAGTGTTGCAAACGCGAGCCAAGCTGGCCGGATGCCCCCGCCAACCGGGCCGGCCGCAGCGAGATTGGCTGCTCGCCCTGACCCAGCATTCCCAAAACCGCCCACTGGTCCAGCGGTTCTGTAACGCGGCCGATCGGGTCACGTTCGGCAACCAACCACCCAACACTGACGACCTCACCGTTACCAAGGAACTCCTCATGCATCTGAAGATTAAAACCTTCCGTCAACTTTCGACGGAGGCGACGTGA
- a CDS encoding sigma-70 family RNA polymerase sigma factor, which yields MNPVSEEKSQDEFVRLLASVTTQLMSYIRILAFNNREDTDEVFQRTCLVLWQKFDQYDADGNFAAWACRTAYFEVLKLRDARRKVQLLGDSAMEALAIAAIPLSEQWSQRRHALVECVEKLDDDHADLIKRRYFDGADVQTIADATSRSIHSIYRELTRIYGILMRCVETQSWENTV from the coding sequence GTGAATCCCGTCAGCGAAGAAAAATCTCAAGACGAGTTTGTCCGCCTGTTGGCTTCCGTCACGACTCAGTTGATGTCGTACATCCGCATTCTGGCGTTCAATAACCGCGAGGACACCGATGAGGTGTTCCAGCGGACGTGCTTGGTCTTATGGCAAAAGTTTGACCAGTACGACGCCGACGGGAACTTTGCCGCGTGGGCTTGCCGGACGGCCTACTTCGAGGTGCTGAAGTTGCGTGACGCCCGGCGAAAGGTGCAGCTGTTGGGCGATTCGGCGATGGAGGCACTCGCGATCGCGGCGATCCCGCTTTCGGAACAGTGGAGTCAGCGCCGGCACGCTTTGGTGGAATGTGTTGAGAAGCTTGATGACGATCACGCCGATTTGATCAAGCGAAGGTACTTTGATGGGGCGGATGTCCAGACGATTGCAGACGCTACCAGTCGGTCGATTCACTCCATCTATCGCGAACTGACTCGCATCTACGGAATTCTGATGAGATGCGTTGAAACACAATCATGGGAAAACACAGTATGA
- a CDS encoding LamG domain-containing protein gives MNADSQEHFELRRLILESQSRELTDAERKQLNDLVLAPGGAAEAAGLFDLFSALEEVIPATKLRASQLVASLANPSSATSATTALSGKAETRDGLAKSTLRTQRTVQDWRGVSLWVLATTAAILVLSHLSIGVLSWSLAQRDSGSLSASGASPGSPAGESVVGDSSVPGSSVQPQLSDRRSPAKSYLVSATACMWIQSSQPKPKVGQTLQSGQKLELVEGIAELASGRNGNDRVRIEGPAVASLRPDGQISLRSGALTAQVADNSREALVIDTPMGPVKASSGAAIGIVASPDLMEVHAFRGRVAVSHGDTVTQRSSIEIAAGEAVRLTVDAEGEMDVVYDDASASVFSSVRSMRFDPLSIDSSYSNLVLASDPAIYWRFEELAEGSPKRIANQGSLGDFDAIVQGDVRWQQYASNRVAEFGASDETSAIVSAKKWPAKELDDYTIELWMKPSCYHHGEVLCLTSENSERNNGYDHGLLLEVGARHWSSLRHLNPNRVRCVHRNPLSNDVKAGTTLLSRDRYKVRSWQHWVMRKSGETINLIVDGELADADRDSRGLPPNMNIVIGQLYPDLQQRPFIGQIDEVAIYERALSDQELKQHYRAAMTTLEIKRAEQSEATAKLLKTTPALEAFSADL, from the coding sequence ATGAACGCCGATTCCCAAGAGCATTTTGAATTGCGACGGCTGATCCTGGAATCGCAGTCACGCGAACTGACCGATGCCGAACGCAAACAGCTCAACGACTTGGTGTTGGCCCCCGGTGGCGCGGCGGAGGCGGCTGGCTTGTTCGATCTGTTTTCGGCGCTTGAGGAAGTGATCCCCGCGACGAAGTTGAGGGCGAGCCAGTTGGTGGCAAGCTTGGCCAACCCGTCGTCAGCAACGTCGGCGACGACTGCCCTCTCGGGTAAAGCTGAGACGCGGGACGGACTTGCTAAGTCAACACTGCGAACTCAGAGAACCGTTCAGGATTGGCGTGGGGTTTCGTTGTGGGTGCTTGCCACGACGGCGGCCATCTTGGTTTTGTCGCACTTGTCAATCGGCGTTTTGTCGTGGTCATTGGCGCAGCGTGATTCGGGTTCGCTCAGTGCCTCCGGTGCATCGCCGGGATCACCAGCGGGCGAGTCTGTTGTCGGCGATTCTTCGGTGCCGGGCTCATCCGTGCAGCCGCAGCTGAGTGATCGGCGGTCGCCTGCGAAATCATATTTGGTTTCGGCAACGGCGTGCATGTGGATCCAGTCATCGCAGCCCAAGCCCAAGGTAGGCCAGACCCTTCAGTCAGGCCAAAAGCTTGAGCTTGTTGAGGGGATCGCGGAGCTTGCCTCGGGCCGCAACGGTAACGATCGGGTGCGGATCGAAGGCCCTGCGGTCGCATCGCTTCGTCCGGATGGACAAATCTCGTTGCGGTCCGGTGCGTTGACGGCTCAAGTCGCCGACAACAGCCGAGAAGCCTTGGTGATCGATACGCCGATGGGGCCGGTGAAGGCGTCCAGCGGTGCCGCGATCGGGATCGTTGCCAGTCCGGATCTGATGGAAGTTCACGCGTTCCGAGGCAGGGTGGCCGTCAGCCACGGGGATACCGTGACGCAGCGATCGTCGATTGAGATCGCGGCCGGGGAAGCGGTGCGATTGACGGTGGATGCGGAAGGTGAGATGGACGTGGTTTATGACGATGCGTCGGCTTCCGTCTTTTCGTCGGTTCGAAGCATGCGGTTTGATCCGCTGAGTATCGATTCTTCGTACTCGAACTTGGTGCTGGCGTCAGACCCCGCGATCTATTGGCGTTTTGAAGAATTGGCGGAGGGCTCACCCAAGCGAATCGCCAACCAAGGCAGCCTGGGTGACTTCGACGCGATCGTGCAAGGCGATGTCCGGTGGCAACAATACGCATCCAACCGAGTCGCCGAGTTTGGTGCGTCGGACGAGACTTCGGCGATTGTGTCGGCGAAAAAATGGCCCGCTAAAGAACTCGATGATTACACGATCGAGCTCTGGATGAAGCCGAGTTGCTACCACCATGGTGAAGTCCTTTGTTTGACGTCGGAAAACAGCGAGCGGAACAACGGGTACGACCACGGGCTGCTCTTGGAGGTCGGTGCCCGACACTGGTCAAGCCTGCGTCACTTGAATCCGAACCGTGTGCGGTGTGTCCATCGCAACCCGTTGTCCAACGACGTCAAGGCGGGGACAACGTTGCTATCGCGTGATCGCTACAAGGTTCGGTCGTGGCAGCATTGGGTGATGCGGAAGAGTGGGGAAACGATCAACCTGATTGTCGACGGTGAGCTGGCCGACGCCGATCGTGATTCTCGCGGGTTGCCTCCCAATATGAATATCGTGATCGGCCAGTTGTATCCAGACTTACAGCAACGACCTTTCATTGGGCAGATTGACGAGGTCGCGATTTACGAGCGTGCGCTTTCGGATCAGGAATTGAAGCAGCACTACCGAGCCGCGATGACGACTTTGGAAATCAAGCGGGCCGAGCAATCCGAAGCCACCGCAAAACTGTTGAAAACCACGCCAGCACTCGAAGCGTTCTCGGCCGATCTGTAG
- a CDS encoding DUF58 domain-containing protein translates to MPVNLANDQVMGHGSAMGHGATSIDPPLNPPISPANDSLTGNSLTGDSLTGDSLALRLLTTDFCPWANRFVYWLKEPIGWFVLATLVCGLVGAYFSPIGWTMAGALVALIAVGMVWPLAAVNVVSCSLRPEIDTVHENDSCRLIVSVLNRVPLPVWGLTIEGYFDDETFDTTSANVGLACVPPMCRADYGTDVRPTLRGRYPKSPSFVACSFPFGIWTARKRIKQESSMTVWPAVYSITGVCPLMGRTAADEGEGQRGGRSGDFVGVRAYRRGDSAKQVNWVASARTDSLTISERGAPEAAELDVWIDTRPAPVLNTRIRVAASLLVHLHQTRVPMRVRIGDRLMRFGNGEQGRRQILEALTDIPLEGIPLSDTTSPLAQRSPSRPSLEISNSVCVHDPHAAVRRAGTLRHVSFNQSTDLATWMNRFWTEAGHDRCVA, encoded by the coding sequence ATGCCCGTGAATCTTGCGAATGATCAAGTCATGGGACACGGGTCTGCCATGGGACACGGGGCCACATCGATTGATCCGCCCCTCAATCCGCCAATCTCCCCCGCTAACGACTCACTCACTGGCAACTCTCTCACTGGCGACTCTCTCACTGGCGACTCTCTCGCCCTGCGACTGTTGACGACGGACTTTTGCCCGTGGGCCAATCGCTTCGTGTACTGGTTGAAAGAACCCATCGGCTGGTTCGTGCTGGCGACCCTGGTTTGCGGCTTGGTCGGTGCGTACTTCAGCCCGATCGGCTGGACGATGGCTGGCGCGTTGGTCGCCTTGATCGCCGTGGGAATGGTGTGGCCATTGGCGGCGGTGAACGTCGTTTCATGCTCACTGAGACCGGAAATCGACACCGTCCACGAAAACGATTCCTGCCGTCTGATCGTGTCCGTCTTGAACCGAGTTCCCTTGCCGGTTTGGGGCCTCACGATCGAAGGCTACTTCGACGATGAAACATTCGACACCACTTCCGCCAACGTCGGCTTGGCGTGCGTGCCACCGATGTGCCGGGCTGACTACGGCACCGACGTGCGTCCCACTCTTCGCGGACGGTACCCCAAATCGCCGTCCTTTGTCGCGTGCTCGTTCCCGTTTGGAATCTGGACCGCGCGAAAACGCATCAAACAGGAATCGTCCATGACGGTTTGGCCGGCGGTGTACTCGATCACTGGCGTCTGCCCCTTGATGGGCCGAACGGCTGCGGACGAGGGCGAGGGCCAGCGAGGTGGACGCAGTGGCGACTTTGTCGGCGTGCGGGCTTACCGCCGCGGCGATTCGGCGAAACAAGTGAACTGGGTCGCGTCCGCTCGAACAGACTCGTTGACCATCTCCGAACGCGGTGCCCCCGAAGCGGCCGAACTGGATGTGTGGATCGACACGCGGCCTGCCCCAGTCCTGAACACCCGAATCCGCGTGGCCGCCAGCCTGCTGGTGCACCTGCATCAAACCCGGGTGCCGATGCGAGTTCGAATCGGAGACCGCTTGATGCGGTTCGGAAATGGCGAACAAGGCCGCCGTCAAATCCTGGAAGCACTAACCGACATTCCGCTTGAAGGAATCCCGCTCAGCGACACGACATCGCCGCTGGCACAACGATCACCGTCGCGTCCATCGCTGGAAATTTCCAACAGCGTGTGCGTTCACGATCCCCACGCGGCGGTTCGTCGAGCAGGCACCTTGCGACACGTCTCTTTCAACCAGTCCACCGACCTAGCGACGTGGATGAATCGCTTCTGGACGGAGGCTGGTCATGATCGCTGCGTCGCTTAA
- a CDS encoding AAA family ATPase, giving the protein MMTAESAAESTPSQSVHSSANRPLEIPAVAAQIDRLRDRLGTVLLGKQDAIELVIACLLSRGHLLLDDLPGTGKTTLAKAVAACIGGKMARVQCTPDLLPSDVTGFNLFNQKTREFEFHAGPVFSDVLLSDELNRTTPRTQSALLEAMAERQVTIDAVPYPLSKTFFVIATQNPIDSHGAYPLPEAQLDRFTIKLAIGYPDRASQLEILEAASRDHSQSESESSVLTLSELAQIQERVRTITVHPRVREYLVDLVEATRNAPSIQLGVSPRGMLLWQRIAQAWAVINGRDFVTPSDIAHVARPVLSVRLLTTTDNVDGVIDRLLDTVPAPEYR; this is encoded by the coding sequence ATGATGACTGCTGAATCTGCCGCCGAATCCACACCCTCACAGTCCGTTCATTCGTCAGCCAATCGCCCGCTCGAAATCCCAGCCGTGGCGGCGCAAATCGATCGCCTGCGTGATCGACTGGGCACGGTGTTGCTCGGTAAACAGGACGCGATCGAACTGGTCATCGCCTGCCTGCTATCTCGCGGCCACTTGTTGCTCGACGACCTGCCGGGAACGGGCAAGACCACGCTAGCCAAAGCGGTCGCCGCCTGCATCGGTGGCAAGATGGCACGGGTCCAGTGCACGCCCGACTTGTTGCCATCCGATGTGACGGGCTTCAATCTGTTCAACCAAAAGACTCGTGAGTTCGAATTTCACGCCGGCCCGGTTTTTTCCGACGTGTTGCTGTCCGACGAACTCAATCGCACAACACCGCGAACCCAAAGCGCGCTGTTGGAAGCGATGGCCGAACGCCAAGTCACGATCGACGCGGTGCCCTACCCGCTATCGAAAACGTTCTTCGTGATCGCGACACAAAACCCGATCGATTCGCACGGAGCCTACCCGCTGCCCGAAGCTCAACTCGACCGGTTCACGATCAAGCTGGCGATCGGTTATCCCGATCGGGCATCGCAACTCGAAATCCTGGAAGCGGCGTCCCGTGACCACTCGCAATCCGAGTCCGAATCCAGCGTGCTGACGTTGTCGGAACTGGCCCAGATCCAAGAACGCGTGCGGACGATCACGGTCCACCCGCGAGTCCGGGAGTACCTGGTTGATTTGGTGGAGGCGACTCGCAACGCCCCGTCGATCCAGCTCGGCGTTAGCCCGCGAGGCATGCTGCTTTGGCAACGAATCGCCCAAGCCTGGGCGGTGATCAATGGCCGCGATTTCGTAACGCCCAGCGACATCGCCCACGTAGCCCGGCCGGTGTTGTCGGTGCGTTTGCTGACAACGACAGATAACGTCGACGGTGTGATCGATCGCTTGCTGGACACCGTGCCTGCGCCGGAGTACCGATGA